A genomic window from Salinicoccus sp. RF5 includes:
- a CDS encoding glucose 1-dehydrogenase, which translates to MYEDLKGKTALVTGGSSGIGKAIVKRYHEEGMNVMFTYHSGDDEANEIVDELNDGSGASVATMKCDVTEEQEVVDAVRQTIEKFGGLDVMVNNAGIQKDVPSHELSVDEFDKVINTNLRGTFIGAREALKHYLDTDKKGSIINISSVHEIIPWPHYAHYTASKGGVKLLTQSLALEYSGLGIRVNNIAPGSVNTPINEEFFSTPEEKEGADDFVPMGYVAEPEHISNIAAFMASEQSVYITGQTIVADGGLSLYPSHKNPEYD; encoded by the coding sequence ATGTATGAAGATCTGAAAGGAAAAACAGCCCTTGTGACAGGCGGGTCAAGCGGTATCGGTAAGGCGATTGTGAAAAGATATCATGAAGAGGGCATGAATGTAATGTTTACTTATCACAGCGGAGACGATGAAGCGAACGAAATCGTCGATGAACTGAATGATGGGAGCGGCGCATCCGTCGCCACGATGAAGTGTGATGTGACAGAGGAACAGGAAGTCGTCGATGCAGTAAGACAGACGATCGAAAAGTTCGGGGGCCTCGATGTCATGGTCAACAATGCCGGCATCCAGAAGGATGTACCAAGTCACGAGCTCTCGGTCGACGAGTTCGACAAGGTCATCAATACGAACCTCCGCGGCACATTCATCGGGGCCCGCGAGGCATTGAAGCATTACCTCGATACGGATAAGAAGGGCAGCATCATCAATATCTCAAGCGTCCATGAGATCATCCCCTGGCCGCACTACGCCCACTACACTGCAAGCAAGGGCGGCGTGAAGCTGTTGACGCAGTCCCTTGCCCTCGAGTATTCAGGCCTTGGCATAAGGGTAAACAATATCGCTCCCGGCAGTGTAAATACACCGATCAATGAAGAGTTCTTCTCCACACCGGAAGAGAAGGAAGGTGCAGACGACTTCGTACCGATGGGCTATGTTGCAGAGCCTGAGCATATCTCGAACATCGCAGCCTTCATGGCTTCGGAACAGTCCGTCTATATTACGGGCCAGACCATCGTAGCCGATGGCGGTCTGAGCCTCTATCCTTCCCACAAGAACCCGGAATACGATTGA